From the Anaeromyxobacter sp. genome, one window contains:
- a CDS encoding gliding-motility protein MglA, giving the protein MSFINYSSREINCKIVYYGPGLCGKTTNLQYVYAKTNPDAKGKMISLATETERTLFFDFLPLSLGEIRGFKTRFHLYTVPGQVFYDASRKLILKGVDGVVFVADSQIERMEANLESVENLRVNLSEQGYDLSKIPYVVQYNKRDLPNIATVEELRRLLNPKNVPEYQAVAPTGVGVFDTLKAVAKLVLTELKRGG; this is encoded by the coding sequence CAGCTCGCGCGAGATCAACTGCAAGATCGTCTATTACGGTCCCGGCCTGTGCGGGAAGACGACCAACCTGCAGTACGTGTACGCGAAGACCAACCCGGACGCGAAGGGGAAGATGATCTCCCTGGCGACCGAGACCGAGCGCACGCTCTTCTTCGACTTCCTGCCGCTCTCGCTCGGCGAGATCCGCGGCTTCAAGACCCGCTTCCACCTCTACACGGTGCCGGGCCAGGTCTTCTACGACGCCTCCCGCAAGCTCATCCTGAAGGGCGTGGACGGGGTGGTCTTCGTGGCCGACTCGCAGATCGAGCGCATGGAGGCCAACCTCGAGTCGGTCGAGAACCTGCGCGTCAACCTCTCGGAGCAGGGGTACGACCTCTCCAAGATCCCGTATGTCGTGCAGTACAACAAGCGCGACCTGCCCAACATCGCCACGGTCGAGGAGCTGCGCCGGCTCCTCAACCCGAAGAACGTCCCGGAGTACCAGGCGGTTGCACCCACGGGGGTGGGGGTCTTCGACACCTTGAAGGCCGTGGCGAAGCTGGTCCTCACCGAGCTCAAGCGAGGCGGTTGA